From a region of the Fischerella sp. JS2 genome:
- a CDS encoding AAA family ATPase — protein MVSIVEVQLPGYSIGEKIYSGKRTLVYRGIRQLDQKPVVIKLMRLEYPSFHELLQFRNQYVIAKNLDLPGVIEPYSLESYRNGYALVMEDFGGISLKEWGIEQRNTQFLTNFLQVAIPIADILSQLHSDRVIHKDIKPANILINPQTKQVKLIDFSIASLLPREVQEIQSFNVLEGTLAYLSPEQTGRMNRGVDYRTDFYSLGVTFYEILTGQLPFQSDDAMELVHAHLAKQAKPPHQINSDVPVVISQIITKLMAKNAEERYQSALGLKYDLETCLHSFTETGEIPAFEIGKRDIQDRFLIPEKLYGREQEVQTLLDAFERVANGASELMLVAGFSGIGKTAVVNEVHKPIVKQRGYFIKGKFDQFNRNIPFSAFVQAFRNLIRQLLTASNQEIQEWKTKILEALGENGEVIIEVIPELEMIIGQQPLAPELSGSAAQNRFNLLLQKFIQVFTTKEHPLVVFLDDLQWADSASLKLIELLISDANNGYLLLIGAYRDNEVTPTHPLMLTLDKIIEINAKINTITLKNLSYLKLNQLVADTLGCIEELAWSLSQLIYQKTKGNPFFTSQFLKGLHQDGLIEFNLSDGCWQCDIAQINQRSLTDDVVEFMAFKLQNLPQSTQQLLQLAACIGNQFDLKTLAVIFEQSDIETAMCLWKALQEGLILPQSNVYKFYVGDVNQAVNQENSEIVVYKFLHDRVQQAAYSLIPKSQKQWTHLKIGQILLKNTPQIEENENIFTIVNQLNIGVDLITEQVEKNQLAQLNLIAGHKAKSATAYEAAANYLNTALGLLESDCWQSQYDLTLNLYIEIAESEYLNTNFTKATELTEIALQNTKKLLDKVKIYELQMQIYIAQLKMLQAVELGLQVLENLDINLINLTNEESLVIDLPNLADIDKFLVMKAPDKIAAMGILKILCAPIFMAKPEIFPQVIITMVNLCIEHGNSELSAFAYCFYGLLLSGIGKLNDGYYAGNIALKLLEKFDAKELKAKIYNLYNSNIRTWKEHAKNSITPLQEAVQSGIDTGDIEWGGYSAANLCSYLFFSANNLEFAVNQQAKYIEICMQIKQEIPIHFSQIWRQLGLNLQGQSSEKYLLVGESFNELQMLTNFITAKSGTVLFIFYVAKTILLYQFRNYAQAIEQVNLANEQAGSAFGFMQVVILNFYHSLALLAHYFQANIKERQQYLEQVKTNQEKMKFWAEHAPMNNQHRHNLVEAEKLRVLGQCWQAAELYDRAIAQAKDNEYMQEEAIANELAAKFYLEWGKEKVAAGYMQEAYYCYAHWGASALADELEKLYPQLLQPILQQRQLNLNPLETIANLGFARTSSSTRTSSSSSNSISDALDFTSVLKAAQAISSSIELDQLITSLTHIILENSGAKKTVLILPQGDTWQVRAITYINHEANFQGEIETILDTQPIETCRDIPKELIHYVKNTQETVVIDNLQTDISGLIGEYMHFVQPKSALCMPILNQGHLVGILYLENKLTQGIFTSDRLVILNFLCTQAGISLDNAQLYTDLRASKALLQKLANNIPGVIYQLHLTADGTASMPYVRFWLLQPLWSNSRRIDVWKSNLTFFRTS, from the coding sequence ATGGTCAGCATCGTTGAGGTTCAACTCCCCGGTTATAGTATTGGAGAAAAAATTTACTCAGGTAAGCGTACGCTAGTTTATCGGGGTATTCGACAGCTAGACCAAAAACCAGTGGTGATAAAGCTGATGCGTTTGGAATACCCTAGCTTTCACGAACTTCTACAATTTCGTAATCAGTACGTCATTGCTAAAAATCTCGACCTACCTGGTGTGATTGAACCCTACAGCTTAGAAAGCTACCGTAACGGTTACGCTTTAGTCATGGAGGATTTTGGCGGAATTTCTTTAAAAGAATGGGGAATAGAACAGAGAAATACGCAATTCCTCACAAATTTCTTGCAAGTCGCAATTCCCATTGCAGATATTTTGAGTCAACTGCATAGCGATCGCGTTATTCATAAAGATATTAAACCAGCCAACATTTTGATTAATCCCCAGACCAAACAAGTAAAATTAATAGATTTTAGTATCGCCTCTTTGTTACCGCGAGAAGTGCAAGAAATCCAAAGTTTTAATGTTTTAGAAGGAACTCTAGCTTATTTATCTCCTGAACAAACTGGGCGCATGAACCGAGGAGTTGATTATCGCACAGACTTTTACTCGCTGGGTGTGACTTTTTACGAAATACTGACTGGACAATTACCCTTTCAGTCAGATGATGCAATGGAATTAGTTCACGCACACTTGGCAAAACAAGCAAAACCACCTCATCAAATCAATTCTGATGTCCCAGTTGTGATTTCGCAAATTATTACCAAACTCATGGCAAAAAATGCGGAGGAACGCTATCAAAGTGCTTTAGGATTAAAGTATGACTTGGAAACTTGCTTGCACAGCTTCACAGAAACAGGAGAAATTCCAGCTTTTGAAATCGGTAAAAGAGATATTCAAGACCGTTTTCTTATCCCAGAAAAGCTCTATGGTCGAGAGCAAGAAGTTCAAACACTGCTAGATGCTTTTGAACGAGTTGCTAATGGTGCATCAGAATTAATGTTAGTAGCGGGATTTTCAGGAATTGGTAAAACCGCAGTTGTTAATGAAGTTCATAAACCAATAGTTAAACAACGTGGTTATTTTATTAAAGGAAAATTTGATCAATTCAATCGTAATATTCCCTTTTCAGCATTTGTTCAAGCATTCCGCAATTTAATCAGACAGTTATTGACGGCAAGTAATCAAGAAATTCAAGAATGGAAAACTAAGATTCTTGAAGCTTTAGGGGAAAATGGAGAAGTAATTATTGAAGTTATTCCCGAATTAGAGATGATTATTGGGCAACAACCACTAGCGCCAGAATTGTCAGGTAGCGCTGCTCAAAATCGATTTAATTTATTATTGCAAAAATTTATTCAAGTATTTACTACTAAAGAGCATCCCCTCGTAGTATTTTTAGATGATTTACAATGGGCTGATTCTGCTTCATTGAAACTTATAGAGTTACTAATTAGTGATGCGAATAATGGATATTTGTTATTAATTGGGGCATATAGAGATAATGAAGTCACACCAACCCATCCCTTGATGTTAACTTTAGATAAAATTATAGAGATAAATGCAAAAATTAATACAATTACACTAAAAAATCTTAGTTATTTAAAACTGAATCAGTTAGTAGCTGATACATTGGGTTGCATAGAAGAATTAGCATGGTCTCTTTCACAATTAATTTATCAAAAAACTAAAGGAAACCCATTCTTTACTTCTCAATTTTTAAAAGGATTACATCAAGATGGCTTGATTGAGTTTAATTTGTCAGATGGATGTTGGCAATGTGATATTGCACAAATTAATCAGCGATCGCTAACCGATGATGTGGTTGAATTTATGGCATTTAAATTGCAAAATCTGCCTCAATCAACTCAACAATTATTGCAGTTAGCTGCTTGTATTGGTAATCAATTTGATTTAAAAACATTAGCAGTTATTTTTGAACAATCAGACATAGAAACTGCGATGTGTTTATGGAAGGCTTTGCAGGAAGGATTAATTTTACCCCAGAGTAATGTTTATAAATTTTATGTTGGTGATGTAAATCAAGCAGTTAATCAGGAAAATAGTGAGATTGTTGTATATAAATTTTTGCATGATCGTGTTCAACAAGCTGCTTATTCTTTGATTCCTAAATCTCAGAAGCAATGGACTCATTTAAAAATTGGGCAAATTCTGTTAAAAAATACTCCTCAAATTGAAGAAAATGAAAATATTTTTACAATAGTTAACCAGCTAAATATAGGAGTAGATTTAATTACTGAGCAAGTAGAAAAAAATCAGCTAGCCCAACTTAATTTAATTGCAGGTCATAAAGCTAAATCTGCCACAGCTTATGAGGCAGCAGCAAATTATCTAAACACTGCTTTAGGATTACTAGAGTCTGATTGTTGGCAATCTCAGTATGATTTAACTTTAAACTTATATATTGAAATTGCCGAATCGGAATATTTAAATACTAACTTTACCAAAGCCACAGAACTAACTGAGATCGCTTTACAAAACACTAAAAAGCTACTGGATAAAGTCAAGATTTATGAACTACAAATGCAAATTTATATTGCCCAGTTAAAAATGCTGCAAGCAGTAGAACTTGGGCTGCAAGTGTTAGAAAATTTGGACATTAATTTGATAAATTTAACTAATGAGGAAAGCTTAGTAATTGACTTACCAAATTTAGCAGATATAGATAAATTTTTGGTAATGAAAGCCCCAGATAAAATAGCAGCAATGGGGATTTTAAAAATTCTCTGCGCTCCTATTTTTATGGCAAAACCAGAAATTTTTCCCCAAGTGATTATTACAATGGTTAATCTTTGTATTGAACATGGTAATTCAGAATTATCAGCTTTTGCATACTGTTTTTATGGCCTATTACTTTCTGGAATTGGGAAATTAAATGACGGTTATTATGCTGGTAATATCGCTTTAAAACTCTTGGAAAAATTTGATGCTAAAGAATTAAAGGCTAAAATTTATAATTTATATAATTCTAACATTAGAACTTGGAAAGAACATGCAAAAAATAGTATTACACCCTTGCAAGAAGCAGTACAAAGTGGGATAGATACTGGAGATATTGAATGGGGAGGATATTCTGCTGCTAATTTGTGCAGTTATCTATTCTTTTCAGCTAATAATTTAGAGTTTGCTGTTAATCAACAAGCAAAGTATATAGAAATTTGCATGCAAATTAAACAGGAAATTCCGATTCATTTTTCTCAAATATGGCGACAACTAGGTTTAAATTTACAAGGACAATCTTCAGAAAAATATTTATTAGTTGGCGAAAGTTTTAATGAATTGCAAATGCTAACAAATTTTATTACAGCTAAAAGTGGTACAGTGCTGTTTATTTTTTATGTCGCTAAAACAATTCTACTTTACCAGTTTAGAAATTATGCTCAGGCTATAGAACAAGTTAACTTAGCTAATGAACAAGCAGGCTCGGCTTTTGGTTTTATGCAAGTTGTTATTCTTAATTTTTATCATTCATTGGCTTTGTTGGCACATTATTTTCAAGCAAATATCAAAGAAAGACAACAGTATTTAGAACAAGTGAAAACTAACCAAGAAAAAATGAAATTCTGGGCGGAACATGCTCCAATGAATAATCAGCATCGTCATAATTTAGTAGAGGCTGAAAAACTTCGAGTATTAGGGCAATGTTGGCAAGCTGCTGAACTTTATGATCGCGCGATCGCCCAAGCTAAAGATAACGAATATATGCAAGAAGAAGCGATCGCTAATGAACTCGCTGCCAAATTTTACCTGGAATGGGGTAAAGAAAAAGTGGCCGCAGGCTATATGCAGGAAGCCTACTACTGCTATGCTCATTGGGGAGCATCAGCTTTAGCTGATGAGTTAGAAAAACTATATCCCCAATTGTTGCAACCAATTCTGCAACAGCGACAACTTAACCTAAATCCCTTAGAAACCATTGCTAATCTTGGTTTTGCTAGGACTTCTTCATCCACTCGCACTTCTAGCAGTAGCAGCAACAGTATTTCTGATGCTCTCGATTTTACCTCTGTCCTTAAGGCTGCTCAAGCTATTTCTAGTTCCATCGAGTTGGATCAACTCATTACCAGCCTCACCCACATTATTTTAGAAAACTCTGGTGCTAAAAAGACTGTATTAATTTTGCCTCAAGGAGATACCTGGCAAGTACGAGCAATTACTTATATCAATCACGAAGCGAATTTCCAGGGTGAAATAGAAACTATCTTAGACACACAACCGATAGAAACTTGTCGAGACATCCCTAAAGAACTGATTCATTATGTCAAAAATACTCAAGAAACAGTAGTTATTGACAATCTGCAAACTGATATTTCTGGATTGATTGGGGAATATATGCACTTTGTTCAACCTAAGAGTGCGTTATGTATGCCAATTCTCAATCAAGGACATTTAGTGGGTATTCTTTATCTGGAAAATAAATTGACTCAAGGGATATTTACAAGCGATCGCTTAGTTATTTTAAATTTTCTCTGTACCCAAGCTGGCATTTCTTTAGATAATGCTCAACTTTATACAGATTTACGAGCAAGTAAAGCTCTATTGCAAAAGCTTGCTAATAATATCCCTGGAGTTATTTACCAACTCCACCTCACTGCGGATGGTACTGCTTCTATGCCATATGTTAGGTTCTGGTTGCTACAACCTCTATGGAGTAACAGCAGAAGAATTGATGTCTGGAAATCAAACCTTACGTTCTTTAGAACATCCTGA
- a CDS encoding sensor histidine kinase: MSGNQTLRSLEHPEDITKIEQLMLESAQNLTLFQHEWRIITPAGKLKWIQAVSQPEAQEDGSLVWDGVVLDITERKQAEAIIQQKSQELEQALQNLQQAQLQIIQSEKMSALGNLVAGVAHEINNPVGFINGNIQPACEGVQDLFNLLTLYQDKFPKPGEEIESEIENIDLEYLREDLPKLIFSMKEGVQRIREISNSLRTFSRADSEYKVAFNIHEGLDSTILILKHRLKANENRPTINIIKNYGNLPHIECFPGQLNQVFMNILANAIDALEESNLGRSFADIQANPNLITITSKLSEDCKQVNISIKDNGVGMTEEVKQKIFDHLYTTKTVGKGTGLGLAIARQIIVEKHGGTLEVNSALNQGAEFVITIPR, from the coding sequence ATGTCTGGAAATCAAACCTTACGTTCTTTAGAACATCCTGAGGATATTACAAAAATTGAGCAGTTGATGTTGGAATCAGCGCAAAATCTCACACTTTTTCAACATGAATGGCGCATTATTACACCAGCAGGCAAATTGAAATGGATTCAAGCTGTATCTCAACCAGAAGCACAAGAAGATGGTTCCTTAGTTTGGGATGGTGTAGTTTTAGATATAACTGAACGCAAACAAGCAGAAGCAATTATACAGCAAAAATCTCAGGAACTAGAACAAGCACTGCAAAACTTACAACAAGCACAATTACAAATTATCCAAAGCGAAAAAATGTCCGCTTTAGGTAATCTTGTTGCGGGTGTCGCTCACGAAATTAATAACCCTGTTGGCTTTATTAATGGCAATATTCAGCCAGCATGTGAAGGCGTTCAAGATTTATTTAATTTGCTTACTCTTTATCAAGATAAATTTCCGAAACCAGGCGAAGAAATTGAGTCAGAAATCGAAAATATTGATTTAGAATATCTGCGAGAAGATTTACCAAAATTAATTTTTTCTATGAAAGAAGGGGTGCAACGCATCCGCGAAATTAGTAATAGCCTGCGTACATTCTCTCGCGCCGATTCTGAATATAAAGTTGCTTTCAACATTCACGAGGGTTTAGATAGCACTATTTTGATTCTCAAACACCGTCTCAAAGCAAATGAAAACCGTCCAACAATTAATATCATTAAAAATTACGGTAATTTACCCCACATTGAGTGTTTCCCAGGACAGTTAAATCAGGTATTTATGAATATATTGGCTAATGCCATCGATGCACTGGAAGAGTCAAATCTTGGACGTAGCTTTGCTGATATTCAAGCTAACCCAAACCTGATCACCATCACTTCTAAACTGAGTGAAGACTGCAAACAAGTAAATATTAGTATCAAAGATAATGGTGTCGGAATGACTGAGGAAGTCAAGCAAAAAATCTTTGACCATCTTTATACTACGAAAACCGTTGGTAAAGGTACTGGTTTAGGGTTAGCGATCGCCCGTCAAATTATTGTGGAAAAACACGGTGGTACTCTCGAAGTGAATTCCGCACTCAACCAAGGAGCAGAGTTTGTCATTACAATACCAAGGTGA